In Zea mays cultivar B73 chromosome 7, Zm-B73-REFERENCE-NAM-5.0, whole genome shotgun sequence, the following proteins share a genomic window:
- the LOC103632217 gene encoding uncharacterized protein, producing the protein MVAGRGTLPGHGQRRDGRGDEAARCRRRGASRRRGRMNQASTRSANGGGGARRLLQLMHSSEAQQAAHATPENKQPASAGDQPARREPAGHRANLSRAVELEEKRCFGEGEGMRPSNTC; encoded by the exons ATGGTGGCAGGGAGGGGCACGCTGCCGGGGCACGGGCAACGCAGAGACGGGCGGGGAGATGAGGCTGCACGGTGCCGACGGAGAGGAGCCTCACGGCGGCGGGGCCGGATGAATCAGGCGAGCACACGGTCCGCCAATGGTGGTGGGGGCGCACGAAGGCTGCTCCAGCTCATGCATTCGTCGGAGGCGCAGCAGGCCGCGCACGCCACGCCAGAGAACAAGCAGCCCGCGTCCGCTGGAGATCAGCCCGCTCGGAGAGAGCCAGCAGGCCACCGTGCC AATCTCTCCCGTGCCGTGGAGCTGGAGGAGAAGAGGTGCTTCGGGGAGGGAGAAGGAATGCGGCCTAGCAACACGTGCTAG